Proteins from a genomic interval of Sinobacterium caligoides:
- a CDS encoding RodZ domain-containing protein, whose amino-acid sequence MQKTTTSINDGDVLAPGQLLKQARNSKGLSIEDVALQLCITQRNVMAIETENFAEIGSTIFVTGYLKNYAKLLGVDADTIVAAYRNTHDDADEASRKIQKPQLSMHTRHRGHPLWMLLAVIIAVIAAFWVLWGDSNLRHASSVDSVKVETAAGSTVVESLVETKAGAEASILDTSLEPGVAAVSGLAKTVATDVVADLKDESDSVKPAMTMNQLQLDFNQDCWLEVRDGNGKRLYSGIKKSGQQLVLEGQPPFKLVIGIASAVSVRYMDETVEVVPTAGKKTAKLTVGVAG is encoded by the coding sequence GTGCAAAAAACTACTACTAGCATTAATGATGGCGACGTTTTGGCGCCGGGACAGTTGCTGAAACAAGCACGTAATAGTAAAGGGCTGAGTATAGAGGATGTTGCATTACAGCTTTGTATTACTCAGCGTAATGTGATGGCGATAGAGACAGAGAACTTTGCTGAGATTGGTAGCACTATCTTTGTAACAGGCTACTTGAAAAACTATGCAAAGTTATTGGGGGTGGACGCAGATACGATCGTAGCGGCTTATCGAAACACTCATGATGATGCCGATGAGGCTTCGCGTAAGATTCAAAAGCCACAGCTTTCTATGCACACGCGACATAGAGGCCATCCACTGTGGATGTTGCTGGCGGTCATCATAGCAGTGATTGCCGCTTTTTGGGTGTTGTGGGGTGATTCGAACTTACGGCATGCAAGTAGTGTTGATAGTGTGAAGGTTGAAACAGCGGCGGGGTCGACAGTGGTCGAGTCCTTAGTTGAGACAAAGGCAGGCGCAGAGGCGAGTATCCTCGATACATCATTAGAGCCCGGCGTTGCCGCAGTGTCCGGTCTAGCAAAAACAGTTGCAACGGATGTGGTTGCAGACTTAAAGGATGAGTCTGACAGCGTCAAGCCCGCCATGACGATGAATCAATTGCAGCTCGATTTCAATCAGGATTGTTGGCTGGAGGTAAGAGACGGCAATGGTAAGCGCCTGTACTCTGGTATTAAAAAGAGTGGCCAGCAACTCGTACTTGAGGGACAGCCTCCCTTTAAATTAGTCATCGGTATCGCCAGCGCGGTTAGTGTGCGTTATATGGATGAAACGGTCGAGGTTGTGCCAACCGCGGGAAAGAAAACCGCGAAGTTAACTGTAGGGGTAGCAGGTTAA
- the rlmN gene encoding 23S rRNA (adenine(2503)-C(2))-methyltransferase RlmN, with translation MSEPMSPQVVDAGPVDTTKVNLLGLSQGRLRALLKVMGEKPFRAEQLLKWIHHEGVTDFDLMTNISKNLRAKLKVCAEVRPPEIVSEETSADGTRKWVMRTDEDGLIETVFIPEDGRGTLCVSSQVGCSLDCSFCSTGKQGFQRDLTSAEIIGQVWLALRSFDGFQAGNGRVVTNVVMMGMGEPLLNFDNVLDAMTLMMDDLGYGISKRRVTLSTSGVVPALEKLIGKTDVSLAISLHAPNDELRSELVPINKRYPIKMLLDAVHRYMDALPDKKRVVTIEYTLISGVNDKAEHAYELAQLLKKTPCKINLIPFNPFSMSDYKKVSNNALDRFRKILQNDGYIVTVRTTRGDDIDAACGQLVGDVKDRTKRSARHRAARASNNEQVIKVIDH, from the coding sequence ATGAGTGAGCCAATGTCCCCCCAAGTTGTTGATGCCGGCCCCGTCGATACAACAAAAGTTAATTTATTGGGACTATCGCAGGGGCGCTTGCGTGCCCTGTTGAAAGTGATGGGAGAAAAGCCGTTTCGAGCGGAGCAGCTGTTGAAGTGGATTCATCACGAAGGTGTCACCGACTTCGATTTGATGACGAATATTAGCAAAAATTTGCGGGCTAAGTTGAAGGTTTGTGCAGAAGTTCGTCCCCCTGAGATTGTTAGTGAAGAGACCTCGGCCGACGGTACGCGTAAGTGGGTGATGCGTACAGATGAAGATGGTTTGATCGAGACGGTTTTCATCCCTGAGGACGGTCGTGGCACACTCTGCGTATCATCGCAGGTCGGCTGTTCTTTGGACTGTAGCTTTTGCTCTACCGGCAAACAGGGCTTTCAGCGTGACCTGACGTCGGCTGAGATTATCGGGCAGGTATGGTTAGCTTTGCGCTCCTTTGATGGCTTTCAAGCGGGTAATGGTCGTGTTGTGACCAATGTCGTTATGATGGGGATGGGTGAACCACTGCTGAACTTTGATAATGTCCTCGACGCGATGACGTTGATGATGGATGATCTTGGTTACGGTATTTCAAAGCGTCGCGTCACGTTGAGTACGTCAGGGGTGGTTCCGGCACTCGAGAAGTTGATCGGTAAAACAGATGTGTCGTTGGCGATCTCATTACATGCGCCTAATGATGAGCTACGCAGCGAGCTTGTGCCTATCAATAAACGTTATCCGATCAAAATGTTACTCGATGCTGTGCACCGTTATATGGACGCTTTGCCAGATAAGAAGCGCGTGGTGACGATTGAGTACACCTTAATTAGTGGCGTTAATGATAAGGCCGAGCATGCCTATGAGTTGGCACAGCTGTTGAAGAAGACACCGTGCAAGATCAACCTTATTCCATTTAACCCCTTTTCTATGAGCGATTACAAGAAGGTATCTAATAACGCCCTAGACCGCTTTCGTAAGATTTTGCAGAATGATGGCTATATCGTCACTGTACGTACCACACGTGGTGATGATATCGATGCTGCCTGTGGTCAACTGGTTGGTGATGTTAAAGATCGTACCAAGCGCTCGGCGCGTCACCGTGCCGCAAGGGCGAGCAATAACGAGCAAGTCATTAAGGTGATAGATCACTAA
- the iscA gene encoding iron-sulfur cluster assembly protein IscA, giving the protein MAVTITEAAAKHVGSQLANRGSGIGVRVGVRTSGCSGMAYVLEFVDSIDEHDSVFEDHGVKVIIDPKSLVYLEGTELDFVKEGLNEGLKFNNPNAASECGCGESFHV; this is encoded by the coding sequence ATGGCCGTTACAATTACAGAGGCCGCGGCGAAGCATGTTGGAAGTCAGTTGGCTAACAGGGGCAGTGGCATAGGTGTTCGTGTCGGTGTGCGTACCTCCGGCTGCTCGGGTATGGCTTATGTTCTTGAGTTTGTTGACAGTATTGATGAACATGATAGCGTCTTTGAAGATCATGGCGTCAAGGTTATTATCGACCCGAAGAGCTTGGTTTATCTTGAGGGTACTGAGCTTGATTTTGTCAAAGAGGGGTTAAATGAGGGGTTGAAATTCAATAACCCTAATGCCGCTAGTGAATGTGGTTGTGGCGAGAGTTTTCACGTCTAA
- the iscX gene encoding Fe-S cluster assembly protein IscX, whose protein sequence is MQWTDVQDIAIELYEAYPDVDPATVRFTDLRDWVLALPGFEGDPERCGEKILEAIQQLWIDEAA, encoded by the coding sequence ATGCAGTGGACCGATGTGCAAGATATCGCGATTGAGCTCTATGAGGCGTATCCAGACGTTGATCCGGCGACTGTCCGCTTCACTGATCTGCGTGATTGGGTGTTGGCGTTGCCGGGCTTTGAGGGGGATCCGGAGCGTTGTGGAGAGAAAATCCTTGAGGCGATACAGCAGTTGTGGATTGATGAGGCGGCATAA
- a CDS encoding IscS subfamily cysteine desulfurase, producing the protein MQLPVYFDYSATTPVDPRVADAMMQCLTLDGNFGNPASRSHVYGWRAEEAVENARRDVADLIGADPREIVWTSGATESDNLAIKGVAKFYAKNGKHIITSKIEHKAVLDTCRQLEREGYEVTYLEPNKQGIITPESVEAALRDDTIIVSIMHANNEIGTINDIAAIGELTRARKIMFHVDAAQTAGKVELDMEAMKVDLLSMSAHKMYGPKGIGALYVRRKPRVRLEAQMHGGGHERGMRSGTLPTHQIVGMGVAARIAKEEMEHENIRLLELRNRLWSGVKAMEEVYLNGDENQRLAGNANMSFNFVEGESLIMSLKDLAVSSGSACTSASLEPSYVLRALGMNDELAHSSLRFTIGRFTTEEEVDFAVECLKGAVTKLRELSPLWDMYKDGVDLESIEWSAH; encoded by the coding sequence ATGCAATTGCCGGTATATTTTGATTATTCAGCGACGACCCCTGTCGATCCGCGTGTTGCGGATGCGATGATGCAGTGCCTGACGCTGGATGGCAATTTTGGTAATCCGGCTTCGCGCTCGCATGTCTACGGCTGGCGTGCAGAGGAGGCGGTAGAAAATGCTCGTCGCGATGTTGCCGACCTCATCGGTGCTGATCCGCGTGAGATCGTGTGGACCAGTGGTGCGACAGAGTCAGACAACTTAGCCATTAAAGGTGTTGCTAAGTTCTACGCAAAAAATGGTAAGCATATTATTACCTCAAAAATCGAACACAAAGCGGTGTTGGATACTTGTCGTCAGCTCGAGCGTGAGGGTTATGAGGTTACGTATCTCGAGCCGAACAAGCAGGGGATTATTACACCTGAGTCGGTAGAGGCGGCACTGCGTGATGATACGATTATCGTTTCTATTATGCATGCTAACAACGAGATAGGGACCATCAATGATATCGCTGCGATTGGTGAGTTAACACGTGCACGTAAAATCATGTTTCATGTTGATGCCGCGCAGACTGCGGGCAAAGTTGAGCTTGACATGGAAGCGATGAAGGTTGATCTGTTATCGATGTCAGCCCATAAGATGTATGGCCCTAAAGGCATCGGAGCATTATATGTGCGCCGTAAGCCTCGTGTCCGTCTGGAGGCGCAGATGCATGGTGGTGGTCATGAGCGCGGCATGCGCTCAGGCACGTTACCGACGCATCAGATTGTCGGCATGGGTGTGGCAGCTCGTATTGCCAAGGAAGAGATGGAGCACGAAAATATTCGCTTACTAGAGTTGCGTAATCGACTCTGGAGTGGTGTTAAGGCTATGGAAGAGGTTTATCTGAATGGCGATGAAAATCAGCGTTTAGCGGGTAACGCTAACATGAGTTTCAATTTTGTCGAGGGTGAATCGTTAATTATGTCGCTAAAGGATCTGGCCGTCTCTAGTGGTTCAGCCTGTACTTCGGCTAGCCTAGAGCCCTCATACGTACTGCGTGCGCTTGGTATGAACGATGAGTTGGCGCATAGCTCGCTGCGCTTTACAATCGGCCGCTTTACCACCGAAGAAGAGGTTGATTTTGCTGTTGAGTGCCTGAAGGGGGCCGTCACTAAGCTGCGTGAGTTATCACCTTTGTGGGATATGTATAAGGACGGTGTGGACCTCGAAAGTATCGAGTGGTCAGCACATTAA
- the hscB gene encoding Fe-S protein assembly co-chaperone HscB yields the protein MGVLGLEKSFFELFDFDAEYAVDYVELDRRYRLLQQEFHPDRFAAEGDREQRVALQMSAFINEAYDTLKSPLKRAQYLLKLAGKDASGENTTNHDGEFLMQQIMLREQLEEVSEAPDAEVAIEELRESVEQNYEQMIEGFSTAYSKGDYTRATLLVARMQFLFKLLIEVERVEERLLDY from the coding sequence ATGGGTGTCCTTGGTTTAGAAAAGTCTTTCTTCGAACTGTTTGATTTTGATGCTGAATATGCCGTCGACTACGTTGAGCTCGATCGGCGTTACCGTCTGTTGCAACAAGAGTTTCACCCAGATCGTTTTGCTGCAGAAGGCGACCGTGAGCAGCGCGTGGCGCTGCAGATGAGTGCCTTTATTAATGAGGCTTACGACACGCTTAAGTCCCCTCTCAAACGCGCTCAATACCTGCTTAAGCTTGCTGGTAAAGACGCCAGTGGTGAGAATACGACTAATCATGATGGTGAGTTCTTGATGCAGCAGATTATGTTGCGAGAACAGCTTGAAGAGGTTTCAGAGGCGCCTGATGCGGAGGTGGCTATCGAGGAGTTACGAGAGTCTGTTGAACAAAACTATGAGCAGATGATTGAAGGCTTCTCTACGGCCTATAGCAAGGGCGATTATACCCGGGCTACGCTCCTAGTGGCGCGTATGCAGTTTTTGTTTAAATTGCTGATTGAGGTGGAGCGAGTCGAGGAGCGCTTGCTCGATTATTAA
- the pilW gene encoding type IV pilus biogenesis/stability protein PilW encodes MISLRRLSLLLVCAAVVLVNGCMTVESTTVNGRSINEKKAAEEHVKAAMSYLSNKQVGEAQRHLTRALELDKTSISAHNALALSYNMTGEYELAEKSYKDLLAIDPSYSPARNNYAAFLFQQNRVDEACAQLATVVLDPSYQKRAAAYYNLGVCRQKQKDFEAAKTAFTRSVALDQNVAMPYLELADLTYNSGDYELANKYYARYREQSSGPTAKSLLLGIKLAVESEDENATASRVLALKSLFPESPEYREYQRRAKNYY; translated from the coding sequence TTGATATCGCTGAGAAGGCTGAGTCTGTTATTGGTCTGTGCTGCGGTAGTGCTCGTCAATGGTTGTATGACGGTAGAGAGCACGACTGTTAATGGTCGTAGTATTAATGAGAAGAAGGCTGCCGAAGAGCATGTTAAGGCGGCGATGAGCTATCTGTCTAACAAGCAGGTTGGTGAGGCTCAGCGACACTTAACGAGAGCGCTTGAACTCGATAAAACCTCAATTTCTGCGCATAACGCTTTAGCGTTGTCTTACAATATGACCGGTGAATATGAATTGGCAGAAAAGAGCTATAAGGATTTGTTGGCTATAGATCCTAGCTATAGCCCTGCCAGAAATAACTATGCCGCTTTTCTTTTTCAGCAAAATCGTGTCGATGAGGCCTGTGCTCAGCTTGCTACAGTTGTTCTTGATCCATCGTATCAGAAGCGTGCAGCAGCCTATTATAATCTTGGTGTTTGCCGTCAAAAACAGAAAGACTTTGAAGCGGCCAAAACGGCCTTCACACGCTCGGTAGCGCTTGATCAAAATGTTGCGATGCCTTATCTCGAACTGGCTGATTTGACATATAATAGTGGTGATTATGAACTGGCGAATAAATACTATGCCCGCTATCGAGAACAGTCGTCTGGCCCTACGGCGAAGAGCCTATTGTTGGGTATTAAACTCGCAGTAGAGTCCGAAGATGAGAACGCTACAGCCAGTCGTGTACTTGCACTGAAGAGCCTGTTCCCGGAAAGCCCCGAATATAGAGAGTATCAACGCCGTGCAAAAAACTACTACTAG
- the iscU gene encoding Fe-S cluster assembly scaffold IscU yields the protein MAYSEQVLDHYENPRNVGKLDDSAENVGTGMVGAPACGDVMRLQIQVSDDGVIEDARFKTYGCGSAIASSSLLTEWVKGKTLDEAGAIKNTELAEELALPPVKIHCSVLAEDAIKAAIADVKAKRGE from the coding sequence ATGGCATATAGTGAACAAGTGTTAGATCACTACGAAAACCCGCGCAACGTTGGAAAATTAGATGACAGCGCGGAAAATGTCGGAACGGGTATGGTGGGTGCACCTGCTTGTGGCGATGTAATGCGCTTACAAATTCAGGTCAGTGATGATGGTGTTATCGAAGACGCCCGCTTCAAGACCTATGGTTGTGGCAGTGCTATTGCTTCAAGCTCGCTGTTGACAGAGTGGGTTAAGGGCAAGACATTGGACGAGGCGGGGGCGATTAAAAATACAGAGCTCGCAGAAGAGCTAGCCCTGCCGCCAGTTAAGATTCACTGCTCTGTGCTTGCTGAAGACGCAATTAAAGCAGCTATTGCCGATGTAAAAGCGAAGCGTGGCGAATAG
- the hscA gene encoding Fe-S protein assembly chaperone HscA, translating to MALLQISEPGQAPAPHQRKLAVGIDLGTTNSLVAAVRSGAAGTLPDLNGEHLLPSVVRYSADDVVVGREAQLAAGFDAHNVVASAKRLMGRGVSDVQSFAGELPYLFAEDHGGMPMIVTAAGERSPVQVSADILAALRQRAEETLAGELDGVVITVPAYFDDAQRQATKDAAMLAGLKVLRLLNEPTAAAVAYGLDSGDEGITVIYDLGGGTFDVSILRLSKGVFEVMATGGDSALGGDDFDRVVADWFVTESGAEVVDAGAARRILQAARSAKEALSERESVDVDVEELSWSGTLTREQMAQLIDPLIDQTMRACKRALRDAKVKTKDIDSVVMVGGSTRSLRVRERAAEMFAREPLVDIDPDKVVAIGAALQADVLVGNKSSDDLLLLDVIPLSLGIETMGGLMEKVIHRNTTIPVAIAQEFTTYKDGQTAMAIHVLQGERELIDDCRSLARFELQGIPPMAAGAAHIRVTFQIDADGLLSVSAMEKSSGVTATIQVKPSYGLSDSEISGMLSDSFSHAKTDLLARELREQQVEADRIIESLMGAMLTDGNELLSEAERDDLTKAMEVLVLLRNGDDAAAIAAGVQRLAQQSDFFAERRMDSSIKSALAGQNVDQFEAAEDATLGCVEKAEKLKSQSKDQSEG from the coding sequence ATGGCTTTACTGCAAATATCAGAGCCTGGTCAAGCTCCTGCACCGCATCAGCGTAAGTTGGCTGTGGGTATCGATCTTGGTACGACCAACTCATTGGTTGCGGCTGTGCGTTCGGGGGCTGCGGGGACTTTACCGGATTTGAATGGTGAGCATTTATTGCCCTCAGTCGTGCGTTACAGCGCTGACGACGTTGTTGTTGGGCGAGAGGCTCAGTTGGCAGCGGGCTTTGATGCTCATAACGTCGTGGCATCAGCCAAGCGTCTAATGGGTCGTGGTGTGAGTGATGTGCAGTCGTTTGCCGGAGAGCTACCGTACCTGTTTGCAGAAGATCACGGTGGCATGCCGATGATCGTTACTGCGGCGGGCGAGCGGAGCCCGGTGCAGGTTTCAGCGGATATATTGGCAGCATTGCGCCAGCGTGCTGAGGAAACCTTGGCAGGCGAGCTTGATGGGGTTGTGATTACAGTGCCCGCTTATTTTGATGATGCGCAGCGACAGGCAACGAAAGATGCCGCGATGTTGGCCGGTTTGAAAGTCTTGCGCTTGCTGAACGAGCCGACGGCAGCAGCGGTAGCCTACGGGCTCGATAGCGGCGACGAAGGCATTACGGTGATCTATGATCTCGGCGGTGGCACCTTTGATGTGTCGATTTTACGTCTTAGCAAGGGTGTCTTTGAGGTCATGGCGACGGGAGGCGATTCCGCTCTCGGCGGTGATGATTTCGATCGTGTCGTTGCTGATTGGTTTGTTACAGAGTCGGGTGCTGAGGTCGTTGATGCTGGTGCTGCACGTAGAATATTGCAGGCCGCTCGTAGTGCGAAAGAGGCGCTGTCAGAAAGGGAGTCTGTTGACGTTGATGTCGAAGAGTTGTCATGGTCGGGTACGCTGACGCGAGAGCAGATGGCCCAGTTAATTGACCCTTTAATCGATCAAACCATGCGGGCGTGTAAGCGGGCGTTGCGTGACGCCAAGGTGAAGACAAAAGATATCGATAGTGTCGTTATGGTTGGTGGTTCAACGCGCTCGCTACGTGTGCGAGAGCGTGCTGCCGAGATGTTTGCTCGGGAGCCACTGGTTGATATTGACCCCGACAAAGTCGTTGCCATAGGTGCAGCGTTGCAGGCTGATGTGTTGGTGGGCAACAAGAGTAGTGATGATTTGCTACTGCTTGATGTGATTCCGCTTTCGCTGGGTATCGAGACGATGGGGGGGCTGATGGAGAAGGTGATTCATCGCAATACAACGATCCCAGTCGCTATCGCGCAAGAGTTTACTACCTACAAAGATGGCCAGACAGCGATGGCTATTCACGTGTTGCAAGGTGAGCGAGAGTTAATTGATGATTGTCGTTCGCTGGCTCGTTTTGAGTTGCAAGGTATTCCGCCCATGGCTGCCGGTGCGGCGCATATCAGAGTTACTTTCCAGATTGATGCCGACGGTTTGCTCAGCGTTAGTGCGATGGAGAAGAGTAGCGGGGTGACGGCAACGATTCAGGTCAAGCCGTCTTATGGTCTCAGTGATAGCGAGATTAGTGGCATGCTCAGTGACTCTTTCAGTCACGCCAAAACCGACTTGCTAGCGCGTGAGTTACGTGAACAGCAAGTTGAGGCGGATAGAATTATCGAGTCATTAATGGGGGCGATGCTCACTGATGGCAATGAGTTGCTTAGTGAGGCGGAGCGCGATGACTTGACCAAGGCTATGGAGGTTCTGGTGTTACTGCGTAACGGTGATGACGCCGCTGCCATTGCGGCCGGTGTACAGCGCCTGGCTCAGCAGAGTGATTTCTTTGCTGAACGCCGGATGGATAGTAGTATCAAGAGCGCGTTAGCAGGTCAGAATGTCGATCAGTTCGAGGCTGCAGAAGATGCGACCTTAGGCTGTGTCGAAAAGGCAGAAAAGTTAAAGTCCCAATCAAAAGATCAGTCGGAAGGTTAA
- a CDS encoding inositol monophosphatase family protein — protein sequence MQPMTKIALRAARKAGEIIERARENLEFIDVESKSENDFVTEVDKSAEREILYHLQKAYPDHCFYGEESGMIEGANKDYVWVIDPIDGTTNFVRDIPHYAISIACKVNGKVEHAVVYDPIRREEFTASRGNGAQLNGRRIRVSKATSLDGCILGTGIPFAGHTAEHLETYIESLKTLSSQSAGIRRAGAASLDLAYVAAGRLDGFWEIGLQEWDIAAGSLLVIEAGGFISDFQGGHKYLETGNIVCGPQKVFKAMLQNISPYLGQL from the coding sequence ATGCAACCAATGACCAAAATCGCATTACGTGCCGCACGTAAAGCCGGTGAGATTATTGAACGCGCCAGAGAAAATCTGGAGTTCATCGACGTAGAGTCAAAAAGTGAGAACGACTTTGTCACCGAAGTGGACAAGTCTGCCGAGAGAGAGATTCTCTATCACTTGCAGAAAGCCTACCCTGACCACTGCTTTTATGGCGAAGAGTCCGGCATGATAGAGGGCGCAAACAAAGATTACGTCTGGGTAATCGACCCCATCGACGGCACCACTAACTTTGTTCGCGACATTCCACACTACGCTATCTCGATTGCCTGCAAAGTCAACGGCAAGGTCGAGCACGCCGTAGTCTACGATCCCATTCGCCGAGAGGAGTTCACCGCTAGTCGTGGTAATGGTGCTCAACTAAATGGCAGAAGGATTCGCGTCAGCAAAGCAACCAGTCTCGACGGCTGCATCCTTGGCACAGGCATTCCCTTTGCCGGCCACACAGCCGAACATCTTGAAACCTACATCGAGAGCCTAAAAACTCTTTCCAGCCAATCCGCCGGGATTCGCCGAGCTGGCGCCGCCTCGCTTGATCTTGCCTATGTCGCCGCTGGCCGCCTTGACGGCTTCTGGGAGATAGGTCTACAGGAATGGGATATCGCCGCGGGCTCCCTACTCGTCATTGAAGCTGGCGGTTTCATCAGCGACTTCCAAGGCGGCCATAAGTACTTAGAAACAGGCAACATTGTCTGTGGCCCACAAAAGGTCTTTAAGGCGATGTTACAAAACATCAGCCCATATCTCGGCCAACTATAA
- the iscR gene encoding Fe-S cluster assembly transcriptional regulator IscR: protein MRLTTKGRYAVTAMLDLALHADQGPVSLADISGRQEISLSYLEQLFAKLRRQKLVVSVRGPGGGYRLSRALDAISVVEVIDAVDERVNVTNCGGNGNCREDGFCLTHHLWTDLSQQIHSFLSGITLDSLVKRQEVRSISARQDDKEAKGSAKENKVATMPLSILG, encoded by the coding sequence ATGCGTCTGACGACAAAAGGCCGTTACGCTGTGACGGCAATGCTTGATCTCGCGCTGCACGCGGATCAGGGGCCAGTAAGCCTAGCCGATATATCCGGTAGGCAAGAGATATCGCTGTCATATCTTGAGCAATTATTCGCCAAGTTGAGGCGGCAAAAACTAGTGGTAAGTGTTCGCGGCCCTGGAGGCGGTTATCGATTGAGTAGAGCTCTCGATGCTATCTCAGTGGTGGAGGTCATCGACGCAGTAGATGAGCGAGTGAATGTTACCAACTGTGGTGGTAATGGTAATTGCCGTGAAGATGGTTTTTGCTTGACTCACCATTTGTGGACAGATTTGAGTCAACAAATACATAGCTTCTTAAGCGGTATAACGCTCGATAGCTTAGTAAAGCGTCAAGAGGTGCGTTCTATCTCGGCGAGACAAGACGATAAAGAAGCTAAAGGTTCAGCAAAAGAGAATAAGGTAGCGACTATGCCGCTATCGATCCTAGGGTAG
- a CDS encoding RNA methyltransferase — protein sequence MLQLLDHVRVILINTTHPGNIGATARAMKNMGVSELVLVAPKRYPADEADWRAAGAKDVLENAVIVNSVEEAIEGCGLVLGTSARERKIPWPLFDPRESAERAQQSLQAGNKVAIMFGREDRGLTNEELQKCHFHVHIPTNEAYSSLNLGAAVQVLCYEMRMALLGEHPLSGKTLDRWDHPLANAADVERMMVHLEQVLIDVDFLESGSTNQVMTRLRRLFTRQQLDAMEVNILRGILRSTQKALVSRDGGSIAE from the coding sequence ATGTTGCAGTTGTTGGATCACGTTAGGGTCATTCTTATTAATACCACTCACCCCGGAAATATCGGTGCGACAGCGCGCGCGATGAAAAATATGGGGGTTAGTGAGCTGGTTCTTGTAGCACCTAAGCGATACCCCGCTGATGAGGCAGACTGGCGGGCGGCAGGGGCAAAAGATGTGCTGGAAAATGCAGTGATTGTTAACAGCGTCGAAGAGGCTATTGAGGGTTGTGGGCTTGTTCTGGGAACTAGTGCGCGTGAGCGAAAAATACCCTGGCCGCTGTTCGATCCTCGCGAGAGTGCGGAGCGTGCTCAGCAGTCGCTGCAGGCCGGTAATAAAGTTGCGATCATGTTTGGTCGTGAAGACCGTGGCTTGACGAATGAAGAGTTACAAAAGTGTCATTTTCATGTGCACATACCGACCAATGAGGCCTATAGCTCGCTCAATCTTGGGGCGGCTGTACAGGTTTTATGTTACGAGATGCGCATGGCGTTACTGGGGGAGCATCCGTTAAGTGGAAAAACGCTTGATCGCTGGGACCATCCGCTGGCAAATGCCGCCGATGTTGAGCGTATGATGGTGCATCTCGAGCAGGTGCTGATCGACGTTGATTTTCTCGAATCAGGTAGCACTAATCAGGTAATGACTCGCTTGCGGAGGCTGTTTACTCGTCAGCAGTTGGACGCAATGGAGGTGAATATTCTTCGGGGCATACTGCGGAGCACGCAGAAGGCGCTGGTTTCTCGAGATGGCGGAAGTATTGCTGAGTAA
- the ndk gene encoding nucleoside-diphosphate kinase yields MAIERTFSIVKPDAVAKNVIGEIYSRFEKNGLKIVASKMVRLSQEKAEGFYAEHKERPFFPALVEFMTSGPVCVQVLEGEGAILKNRELMGATNPKEAAAGTIRADFASSIDANAVHGSDAPESAAREIAYFFAEEEICAR; encoded by the coding sequence GTGGCTATTGAACGTACATTTTCTATCGTAAAGCCTGATGCTGTTGCTAAGAACGTTATTGGTGAGATCTACAGCCGTTTTGAAAAGAATGGTCTAAAGATTGTTGCCTCTAAGATGGTTCGTCTTAGTCAAGAGAAAGCCGAAGGCTTCTACGCCGAACACAAAGAGCGTCCGTTCTTCCCCGCCCTAGTAGAATTCATGACTTCAGGCCCTGTTTGTGTGCAAGTGCTTGAAGGTGAAGGTGCAATCCTGAAGAACCGTGAGCTGATGGGTGCGACCAACCCAAAGGAAGCCGCTGCGGGTACTATCCGTGCTGATTTCGCTAGCTCTATCGATGCCAATGCCGTACACGGTTCTGATGCTCCTGAGTCTGCGGCGCGTGAAATCGCCTACTTCTTCGCCGAAGAAGAGATCTGCGCGCGTTAA
- the fdx gene encoding ISC system 2Fe-2S type ferredoxin: protein MPQLIVLPHHELCPEGAVIEAEEGKTVCKTLLENEIEIEHACEMSCACTTCHIVVREGFDSMEEADELEEDFLDKAWGLEPESRLSCQAVVGEEDLVVEIPKYTINQVSENH, encoded by the coding sequence ATGCCTCAGTTAATTGTGTTGCCACATCATGAATTGTGCCCTGAAGGTGCCGTCATTGAGGCGGAAGAGGGGAAGACCGTCTGTAAGACGTTACTTGAAAATGAGATAGAAATTGAGCACGCGTGTGAGATGTCGTGTGCTTGTACCACCTGCCATATCGTAGTGCGGGAGGGCTTCGACTCGATGGAAGAGGCCGATGAGCTCGAAGAAGACTTTCTCGATAAAGCGTGGGGGCTGGAGCCAGAATCGAGGCTGAGTTGTCAGGCTGTCGTTGGAGAAGAGGATCTTGTCGTCGAGATTCCTAAGTACACTATCAACCAGGTCTCTGAAAACCATTAG